The Anopheles coluzzii chromosome 2, AcolN3, whole genome shotgun sequence genome window below encodes:
- the LOC120948550 gene encoding uncharacterized protein LOC120948550 → MAELCNSLACRLCLQKQFQLLPMFPANEPVNDDLLRKIYECASVRISYEYDQSSAICIKCIVDVEQFYTFKQRCVENDVLFQKLRQDCSERGGLDEGEFEGVPLPETEFIEPITNLDCPRPDASKALESFAGPSQLTQIGYNYRIVRVNGESDVLVYHKHRFYQPEPKAAESNKWICVAYASNNCPASITIPSSGGLPLALFTKSVRHNHSESIVQMIGTAEEPGSEEIVHSEPGYALVVDPSRRMRLLAGGYRFRLRHAMFGAGRSLWACVRTECSASVQLSYEDSRTCIVGDESHCHEMESSLPLLTTNTELMAQQKPNRLVRTNGLNYFIAEGALVYSGNYYKPHDSADHAGADQAAVWKCRMKDCAAKVEIQHKTIATSTGNHNHARQITKTTNAVAKQTIQQGVNYRLMVEEHGYVRLQHRKQKYALQKLLPNGTSEWACVGKVLGCKVMLRMLPDEQIVYGCTQSSTVKHEHRVGNVLEQHFLPDAAGGERAPGTERKLWCTPAYELLWNRNSKPIVRRQDYRYYGRTAYVNGAIEWHCVRGVGTHCEATVTIGKCGEIVAEHPVHDHERTRIDHLHRMQHTSGPNPSSRDIFTSPGPVRLLAGGFNYRRMHDDHLNIDIVVHVAHKYLPDGSGTNGYHCILRDGTQACPGKIVLTNNALCAEIVATHNHLARAVPKIVEPDRTAQVIVEGPNYELIYSMTGRNCLLLHEGHVFRVYKLQEPTQTSRWRCIHSEAGCKAFLSVPLTLSKPAIMDDHPHDHSRVRHDSTANLVKVKEEISDDSKRAPARRRETYECIKTEDSPRLRPRAVRETLSAEDVKGTLALINPTTSDDQSHELTLSMFQDIRGTLIKEEMKREMLQIKPDPDAMTCFLNGHLYVRQFEDLESLESPEWLCAFHWTLGCNARLSDLSIHTHERFATVRTNDRFNMLKNLISQGLVGQRGVITQMPGGQKVSEYELVPSNGNLSLMIDENRYYFYKAKNNGEWLWRCVRYRWQGCKIGVAVSHCFGKYYYQPYGKTEHVHTP, encoded by the exons ATGGCTGAGTTGTG CAATTCCCTGGCGTGCCGGCTGTGCTTGCAAAAACAGTTCCAGCTGCTTCCGATGTTCCCAGCAAACGAGCCCGTGAACGACGATCTGCTGCGGAAAATATACGAATGCGCATCGGTGCGAATATCGTACGAGTACGATCAAAGTTCCGCCATCTGCATCAAGTGCATCGTGGATGTGGAGCAGTTCTACACCTTCAAGCAGCGGTGCGTGGAAAACGATGTGCTGTTTCAGAAATTGCGCCAGGATTGCAGCGAACGGGGCGGTTTGGATGAGGGCGAATTCGAGGGTGTTCCGCTGCCGGAGACAGAGTTCATCGAACCCATAACGAACCTGGATTGTCCCCGACCGGATGCATCGAAAGCGTTGGAATCATTCGCTGGACCGTCGCAGCTGACGCAGATCGGGTACAATTATCGCATCGTGCGCGTGAACGGTGAAAGCGATGTGCTAGTTTACCACAAGCACCGGTTTTACCAGCCGGAACCGAAAGCGGCCGAATCGAACAAGTGGATCTGTGTGGCGTACGCATCAAATAACTGTCCGGCTAGCATTACCATCCCGTCGTCGGGTGGCCTTCCGCTAGCCTTGTTCACAAAGTCCGTACGTCACAATCACAGCGAGAGCATAGTGCAAATGATAGGAACGGCGGAGGAACCGGGTAGCGAAGAGATAGTTCATTCCGAACCCGGCTATGCACTTGTCGTCGATCCCAGCCGGCGAATGCGACTGTTGGCCGGTGGGTACCGGTTTCGACTACGCCACGCAATGTTTGGTGCTGGCAGAAGTTTGTGGGCCTGTGTACGGACGGAGTGTTCAGCCAGCGTTCAGCTATCTTACGAAGACTCCCGGACGTGCATAGTGGGCGATGAATCGCATTGCCACGAGATGGAATCAAGTCTGCCTTTGCTCACTACAAACACAGAGCTAATGGCacagcaaaaaccaaaccgaCTGGTAAGAACAAACGGGCTCAATTATTTCATTGCCGAAGGGGCACTAGTGTACAGCGGAAACTATTACAAGCCACATGATTCCGCTGACCATGCTGGTGCAGACCAAGCGGCGGTTTGGAAATGCCGGATGAAAGATTGCGCCGCAAAGGTAGAGATACAGCATAAAACGATTGCCACGAGCACTGGCAACCATAACCATGCTCGACAAATCACGAAAACCACCAATGCGGTAGCAAAGCAAACCATACAGCAGGGTGTAAACTATCGGCTAATGGTAGAAGAGCACGGTTACGTACGATTACAGCATCGTAAGCAAAAGTACGCGCTACAGAAGCTGCTCCCAAACGGCACATCAGAGTGGGCCTGCGTTGGCAAGGTGTTGGGCTGTAAAGTAATGCTAAGAATGCTCCCCGACGAGCAAATCGTGTATGGCTGCACCCAAAGTTCCACGGTAAAACACGAGCATCGGGTAGGAAATGTGTTGGAGCAACATTTTCTCCCCGACGCAGCTGGTGGGGAGAGAGCCCCTGGGACGGAGCGGAAATTATGGTGCACTCCCGCCTATGAACTGCTGTGGAATCGTAACAGCAAACCAATCGTTCGCCGACAGGACTACCGGTACTACGGGCGAACAGCGTACGTAAACGGTGCCATTGAGTGGCACTGCGTCCGGGGAGTTGGCACCCATTGTGAGGCAACGGTCACAATCGGCAAGTGTGGCGAGATTGTTGCCGAACACCCGGTACACGATCACGAGCGCACGCGAATTGACCATTTGCATAGGATGCAGCACACATCGGGGCCGAATCCTAGCTCGCGTGATATTTTCACCAGTCCCGGGCCAGTTCGCTTATTGGCCGGAGGCTTCAACTACCGCCGGATGCACGACGATCATCTAAACATCGATATCGTCGTACACGTTGCCCACAAGTACTTACCCGACGGTTCCGGCACGAATGGGTACCACTGTATCCTGCGCGACGGAACGCAAGCCTGTCCCGGCAAAATCGTGCTCACGAACAACGCTCTCTGTGCCGAGATAGTGGCGACGCACAACCATTTGGCACGCGCGGTGCCAAAGATTGTAGAGCCGGACCGTACTGCGCAGGTGATCGTGGAAGGCCCGAACTACGAACTCATCTACTCGATGACCGGGCGCAACTGTTTGCTACTGCACGAGGGGCACGTTTTTCGGGTGTACAAGCTGCAGGAGCCAACCCAAACTTCCCGCTGGCGCTGCATCCACAGTGAGGCCGGATGCAAAGCGTTCCTGAGCGTGCCGCTAACGCTCAGCAAACCGGCAATCATGGACGATCATCCGCACGATCATTCTAGGGTAAGGCATGATAGCACCGCCAACCTCGTGAAGGTGAAAGAGGAAATCTCCGACGATTCGAAACGGGCCCCGGCGAGACGCCGTGAAACGTACGAATGCATTAAAACGGAAGATTCGCCCCGTTTGCGGCCACGCGCCGTGCGGGAAACACTCAGCGCGGAGGATGTGAAGGGGACGCTGGCGCTTATCAATCCAACGACCTCGGATGACCAATCGCACGAGCTTACGCTGAGCATGTTTCAAGACATTCGCGGCACACTGATCAAGGAAGAGATGAAGCGGGAAATGCTGCAGATTAAGCCAGATCCCGACGCCATGACCTGCTTCCTGAATGGCCATCTGTACGTACGCCAGTTTGAGGATCTCGAATCGCTCGAATCGCCGGAATGGCTCTGTGCCTTCCATTGGACGCTGGGCTGCAATGCGCGCTTGAGCGATCTCTCCATTCACACGCACGAACGGTTTGCCACCGTCCGCACGAACGACCGGTTCAACATGCTGAAAAATCTGATCTCCCAGGGTTTGGTTGGCCAGCGGGGGGTAATTACGCAGATGCCCGGCGGCCAAAAGGTGTCAGAGTACGAGCTGGTGCCAAGCAACGGCAACCTTTCGCTGATGATTGACGAGAATCGGTACTACTTCTACAAGGCGAAAAATAACGGCGAATGGTTGTGGCGGTGCGTACGGTACCGCTGGCAGGGATGCAAGATCGGGGTGGCCGTTTCGCACTGCTTCGGGAAGTATTACTACCAGCCGTACGGTAAGACGGAACATGTACACACTCCCTAA
- the LOC120948549 gene encoding uncharacterized protein LOC120948549 yields MDPNRSLFDEEADRTSEMQRLRSSDGHRFFTRSNSANGTQNVLLKVLTRQHSGYLASGLNKRSHEQPFPEVPEQLQFCLKSIVPYCYLNGHIFMGLTSCGQFLLSYKLSYDYDDALANDFSSYHKYELYFWIYRPHMLLNKYFHVCLFDDHRVDEIKNVTITQWKTDSQLLIVHGDNVHEDSDSYVTMVRVPKLGCLDCKQVRDAHEGDEQRQDILCIGCNMTIHMKYRNTDSGPRFNPNYNLNCPGYIIMSENSIIHTINVKLDMGRPQPNSTVGSAAVLSSKYLGKDSQQREAMATMEEVRRTATPCRTADVTTAVSKQQPDSSSGIMRKSDSEMSKGDASATLLNPEMSIAEQIIADFAEYETDMYETKCSVRNYPDNFDELIITSPIASAAQPEATTEPPTGAQVRLMNHRTNTNIELRLDGVAERASSSSASTSGGMPGPSGRAISSVSPRKSFVTRVDLQSGDSSPYPEVIGSASTANPACSAVPMCDMSFTASSSTTALAPLISRSPLRRRFDLAEPPSYVPNIQIAHQQSALPLQQRVVNGANGANFHGASGGAAPHDSDVDSAAKAYEFSEDNERCEKISAFRKRRLADKKYEFSEEPTSEENIEPFNRLRNQIRARVPAPGYSASHHHHASYADLISSTHHLHRASPNHGFRSPCGSPVGNRYLRSPPGIRSPSYYRHRSPSSQGPHGSGSMVMVGGSGGTTSASAQGPASAPIKQLKRNVPLDPRDYIQILSPGGSITAAGGSNEAGTPDIPKFFMDAVQKITARKLANESLLLDESNNENNINGDNQLPAKRSGAIDASSGSSKQAAEMPTCTKRIVKIFVEEDDANSVVTMEDDDCISPGYHASLPMEVHGSCYSKMQIISQASFNKLNCPAVVVTQNSFDMEMFSFHVANYICEQNGKKYGILLDSAYELTHVCPLTETITCTTVLQFTANDIGTSKPKTCRNCSATIDCQLHRKIYQCRSLFTWCITTGEWAILDYGVLKSGPYLEVKKLASNYNHLLKKLRSFTKKLFANGGQSESNRTYEYLRHVRVLDSDMSKTKRRLTDLDNMIEFYLRRQRIGDDFSGTDSDSYGEDYEEEDEEEEEGEEEEDDDDGDSSSDDLLVADRSGASDTVSDEDDL; encoded by the exons ATGGATCCGAATCGATCCCTCTTCGACGAGGAAGCGGATCGCACCAGTGAAATGCAAAGGCTACGCTCGTCGGACGGCCACCGGTTCTTTACCAGGTCTAACAGCGCGAATGGTACGCAGAATGTGCTGCTGAAGGTGCTGACCCGGCAGCATTCGGGCTACCTGGCCTCGGGGCTTAACAAGCGGTCGCACGAGCAACCATTCCCGGAGGTGCCAGAACAGTTGCAATTCTGTCTGAAAAGTATTGTGCCGTATTGTTATTTGAACGG ACACATTTTCATGGGCCTGACAAGCTGCGGACAGTTTCTGCTCAGTTACAAACTGTCTTACGATTATGACGATGCTCTGGCGAATGATTTCTCCTCCTACCATAAATATGA GCTTTACTTTTGGATTTACAGGCCGCACATGCTGCTGAATAAATACTTTCATGTTTGCCTTTTCGATGACCACCGGGTGGATGAAATCAAGAACGTAACGATAACGCAGTGGAAAACGGACAGCCAGCTGCTGATTGTCCACGGCGATAATGTGCACGAGGACTCGGATTCGTATGTCACCATGGTGCGCGTGCCGAAGCTTGGCTGCCTGGACTGCAAGCAGGTGCGCGATGCGCACGAGGGCGATGAGCAGCGGCAGGACATTCTGTGCATTGGCTGCAACATGACGATCCACATGAAGTACCGGAACACCGATTCGGGCCCTCGGTTCAATCCGAACTACAATCTCAACTGCCCGGGATATATCATCATGAGCGAGAACAGCATCATTCACACGATCAACGTGAAGCTAGACATGGGCCGACCGCAACCAAACTCCACCGTGGGCTCGGCGGCCGTTCTAAGCTCCAAGTATTTGGGCAAAGACAGCCAACAGCGGGAGGCGATGGCGACGATGGAAGAGGTTAGACGAACGGCTACACCCTGCAGGACTGCGGACGTAACAACGGCCGTCTCGAAGCAGCAGCCCGACAGTAGCAGCGGTATTATGAGAAAAAGTGACTCCGAAATGAGTAAGGGTGACGCTTCGGCTACGTTGCTCAATCCCGAGATGAGCATTGCGGAACAAATCATTGCGGATTTCGCAGAATACGAGACTGATATGTACGAAACGAAGTGTTCCGTCCGAAACTATCCGGATAATTTTGACGAACTCATCATTACCTCGCCCATTGCTTCGGCCGCGCAGCCGGAAGCGACCACCGAGCCACCGACTGGTGCGCAAGTGCGACTGATGAACCATCGTACCAACACAAACATAGAGCTAAGACTTGATGGCGTGGCCGAGCGTGCCTCGAGTTCCTCCGCGTCAACTTCCGGCGGCATGCCGGGCCCGTCCGGTCGTGCGATATCGAGCGTATCGCCACGGAAGTCGTTCGTGACGCGCGTCGATCTGCAGTCGGGCGACAGTTCGCCCTACCCGGAAGTTATCGGCAGCGCCAGCACAGCCAACCCGGCCTGCTCCGCCGTACCCATGTGTGATATGTCATTTACGGCTAGTTCCTCAACCACTGCACTGGCGCCGCTGATCTCGCGGTCGCCGCTGCGAAGACGGTTCGATCTGGCCGAACCGCCGTCCTATGTTCCTAACATTCAAATTGCTCACCAACAGTCAGCGCTGCCGCTGCAGCAGCGCGTTGTAAACGGTGCTAACGGGGCGAATTTCCATGGCGCTTCCGGTGGCGCAGCGCCGCACGATTCGGATGTCGATTCGGCAGCGAAAGCCTACGAGTTCTCCGAGGACAACGAGCGGTGCGAGAAGATAAGCGCCTTCCGAAAGCGACGACTGGCCGACAAGAAGTACGAGTTTTCGGAGGAGCCCACCAGCGAGGAAAACATAGAACCGTTTAACCGGCTGCGAAATCAAATCCGGGCCCGTGTACCAGCGCCCGGTTACAGCGCGTCGCACCATCATCATGCGAGCTATGCCGACCTAATCTCATCCACCCACCATCTGCATCGGGCTTCACCGAACCATGGATTTCGGTCACCTTGCGGATCGCCGGTTGGGAACCGGTACCTACGCTCGCCGCCTGGGATTCGCTCCCCGTCCTACTACCGACACCGCTCGCCGTCGTCCCAAGGGCCACACGGTTCTGGTTCCATGGTGATGGTTGGCGGTAGCGGCGGAACTACTTCAGCGTCTGCGCAAGGACCGGCATCGGCGCCGATCAAGCAGCTAAAGCGCAATGTGCCGCTCGATCCGCGCGACTACATTCAAATACTTTCGCCCGGTGGTAGCATCACGGCGGCCGGTGGATCGAACGAGGCAGGCACTCCAGACATTCCTAAATTTTTCATGGACGCAGTTCAGAAGATAACGGCACGTAAGCTGGCCAACGAGTCGCTACTGCTAGACGAGTCCAATAAcgaaaacaacatcaacgGTGATAATCAGCTGCCGGCCAAACGGTCCGGAGCCATCGATGCATCGTCCGGTTCGTCAAAACAGGCGGCAGAGATGCCAACCTGCACGAAGCGGATCGTCAAAATCTTTGTCGAAGAGGACGATGCCAATTCCGTGGTAACGATGGAGGATG ATGACTGCATCTCGCCAGGGTATCATGCTTCGCTACCGATGGAAGTGCACGGATCCTGCTATTCGAAGATGCAAATCATTTCGCAGGCTTCGTTCAATAAGCTCAACTGTCCGGCTGTGGTCGTGACGCAAAATTCCTTCGATATGGAAATGTTCTCCTTTCACGTGGCCAACTACATATGCGAACAGAACGGCAAGAAGTATGGCATTCTGTTGGATTCGGCCTACGAACTGACGCAC GTATGCCCGCTAACTGAAACAATTACTTGCACAACGGTGCTGCAGTTTACTGCCAATGACATTGGCACCAGTAAGCCAAAGACCTGCCGGAACTGTTCCGCGACGATCGACTGCCAACTCCATCGGAAGATCTACCAGTGCCGGTCGCTGTTCACGTGGTGCATCACCACGGGCGAATGGGCGATACTGGACTACGGCGTGTTAAAGTCCGGCCCGTACCTGGAGGTGAAGAAGCTGGCCTCCAACTATAACCACCTGCTGAAGAAGCTGCGCTCGTTTACGAAAAAGCTGTTCGCGAACGGTGGGCAAAGTGAATCGAACCGCACGTACGAGTATCTGCGCCATGTGCGGGTACTTGACTCCGACATGAGCAAGACCAAGCGCCGTCTGACCGATCTCGATAACATGATTGAGTTTTACCTGCGGCGGCAGCGTATCGGGGACGACTTCAGCGGAACAGACTCCGACAGCTACGGCGAGGACTACGAGGAAGAggacgaagaggaggaggagggggaggaggaggaagatgatgacgatggGGACAGTTCCTCCGACGATCTGCTCGTAGCGGACAGATCGGGAGCCTCCGATACTGTCAGTGATGAGGACGATCTATAG
- the LOC120948552 gene encoding mediator of RNA polymerase II transcription subunit 4, whose product MSEKQQFFNVKNPRLAQRVIVLTAKHHSGLCKLLVCLVGNIVEERFVPSYNIAMSSYHLSTRERLLAIINDIEIVAKELIENTIAPKAQKMSSTDHAQLVELLVLKDKELKATLQLAAEQAGIEKNMDALREQVRKQDEEINQLQRQLKEAEQILATSIFQARQKLASIAKANKRPVSSEELIKFAHRISASHAICAPLTWQQGDLRRPYPTDIEMRLGFLGKSDLNINGHNLQHPNSLNEMHRNASTVGAGGAGGDIPASAPNQFAWHPSGELHMSMGAGAGSVSLDTRAHKDASQDDVEVMSTESSSSSSSDSQ is encoded by the exons atgagcgagaaGCAGCAATTTTTTAACGTCAAAAACCCGCGCCTTGCCCAACGGGTCATCGTGTTGACAGCAAAACACCATTCAGGTCTGTGCAAACTTCTGGTTTGTTTGGTCGGCAACATCGTCGAAGAACGTTTCGTGCCGTCGTACAATATCGCCATGTCCTCATATCATCTCAGCACCCGAGAACGACTCCTGGCCATCATAAACGATATAGAAATCGTTGCCAA GGAACTGATCGAAAACACAATCGCACCCAAGGCGCAGAAAATGTCCAGCACCGACCATGCCCAGCTGGTAGAGCTGCTCGTGCTGAAGGATAAAGAGCTGAAGGCAACGCTCCAGCTAGCGGCCGAACAAGCCGGCATCGAGAAAAACATGGACGCACTGCGGGAGCAGGTGCGGAAACAGGACGAGGAAATCAACCAGCTCCAGCGGCAGCTAAAGGAAGCGGAACAGATTCTGGCGACGTCAATTTTTCAAGCGCGACAAAAACTGGCCAGCATTGCGAAGGCCAACAAACGGCCGGTCTCGTCGGAGGAGCTCATCAAGTTTGCCCACCGCATCAGTGCGTCCCACGCGATATGTGCCCCGCTCACCTGGCAGCAGGGCGATCTTCGCCGGCCATACCCGACCGACATCGAGATGCGGCTGGGCTTTCTGGGCAAGTCGGACCTCAACATCAACGGGCACAATCTGCAGCATCCCAACAGCTTGAACGAGATGCATCGGAACGCGTCCACCGTGGGTGCAGGTGGGGCCGGCGGTGACATTCCGGCCTCCGCACCGAACCAATTTGCGTGGCATCCGTCGGGCGAGCTGCACATGTCGATGGGTGCCGGGGCCGGTTCGGTTTCGCTGGACACACGGGCGCACAAGGATGCATCGCAGGATGATGTGGAAGTCATGTCGACCGAAAGCTCGAGCTCGAGCTCCAGCGATTCTCAGTGA
- the LOC120951033 gene encoding RNA-binding protein NOB1, with translation MPKFDHLIVDTAAFVKNVQLQNYASNCYTVPGVMAEIRNNRQMKRLAVLPYNLQVKDPDPDVLAKVVAIAKKTGDYASLSLVDLQVIALTYELETIHVGRDHLRDEPLPSITVAAATKPDAFGGTQLLKGFYVPTKKSQSADESQEDDGENIGDISDDHSEAQEHETITAANDVQESSKESAPAGDTAETNVSEANDADNESCEEEYDDDDGEEEDSEDDEDGNDGDDDAGWITPSNIKQVKRDMGMDLHDETPTTVACITTDYALQNVLKQIGLQVAALDGRVIKQVRTYILRCYACFKTTPDATKVFCPKCGNRTLKKVSVSLDGEGKQIIHINNRRPLTAKYKNRPVAKFEGGKHAANPLLFADQPLPQQRISVKARSKTNALGDDYIAGYSPFVMRDVDSRSAVLRGSTNLKQRMSNYEYDNKRRGYKKPI, from the exons ATGCCGAAATTCGATCATTTAATTGTAGATACAGCTGCGTTCGTGAAGAATGTCCAGTTGCAG AACTACGCATCGAATTGCTATACCGTTCCGGGTGTGATGGCTGAAATTCGTAACAACCGGCAAATGAAACGGCTCGCCGTGCTTCCGTACAATCTGCAAGTGAAGGATCCGGACCCAGATGTACTGGCCAAGGTGGTGGCGATTGCAAAGAAGACGGGTGACTATGCCTCGCTCTCACTGGTCGATCTGCAGGTTATTGCGCTCACGTATGAACTCGAAACAATCCACGTGGGCAGGGACCATCTGCGCGATGAGCCGTTGCCGTCCAtaacggtggcagcagcaacgaAGCCAGACGCTTTCGGAGGAACCCAGCTTTTGAAGGGATTCTACGTTCCGACGAAAAAAAGCCAGTCGGCAGATGAATCGCAAGAGGACGATGGCGAAAACATTGGCGATATTTCAGATGATCATAGTGAAGCACAAGAACACGAAACTATCACTGCAGCGAACGATGTTCAGGAAAGTTCAAAGGAATCAGCTCCTGCAGGTGATACTGCCGAAACAAACGTTAGCGAAGCGAATGATGCAGATAACGAATCCTGCGAAGAAGagtacgatgatgatgatggagaaGAGGAGGATAGTGAAGATGATGAGGATGGCAACGATGGTGACGATGATGCTGGTTGGATAACACCGAGTAATATCAAGCAGGTAAAGCGCGACATGGGGATGGATCTCCACGACGAAACGCCAACCACCGTGGCCTGTATCACGACGGATTACGCACTGCAGAACGTGCTGAAACAGATCGGCCTTCAGGTCGCAGCCCTCGATGGTCGTGTGATCAAGCAGGTGCGCACGTACATACTGCGATGCTACGCCTGCTTTAAGACGACACCGGACGCAACGAAGGTGTTCTGCCCGAAGTGCGGCAACCGGACGCTGAAGAAAGTTTCCGTCAGTCTGGACGGAGAAGGCAAACAGATTATCCACATCAACAATCGGCGACCGCTGACGGCCAAGTACAAAAACCGACCGGTAGCCAAGTTCGAAGGTGGCAAGCACGCTGCCAACCCGTTGCTGTTTGCGGATCAACCACTGCCACAGCAGCGCATATCGGTCAAGGCCCGTTCGAAGACCAACGCGCTTGGTGATGACTACATTGCCGGCTACTCCCCGTTCGTGATGAGAGACGTCGATTCGCGGTCAGCTGTACTGCGTGGTTCTACTAATCTGAAACAGAGAATGAGCAACTACGAGTACGATAACAAGCGCCGGGGATATAAAAAGCCGATATAA
- the LOC120948929 gene encoding adipocyte plasma membrane-associated protein Hemomucin: MGFLYRVRVRVINCLIFFFLIVLLPGLPPKTTFPFEGFRFSKPRELKGALEPTNHLDNAERLFEGKIYGPEALLVHGKDLFTTIHGGEVIRINGEHITHIAKFGKPCELSFEEETCGRPLGLAFDTKGSNLIVGDAYYGIWLVDLTTGNKEQLVSPDTVLEGKGANRKGKFFNSVAVARNGDIFWTDSSSDFTLQDGVFTIFANPSGRLFQYDRATGKNKVLLDRLYFANGVALSPNEDFVLVAETMASQIRRYYLTGPKAGTDDIFIDGLPGLVDNLVADAEGIWAPLIQAADNENPSIPQMLSNVPLIRKFLIRMLALAELPMRMIHQVMPNVHTQRIIHAIGHFESLIFFAPNRQTLVKISWNGRILGSLHGFDGSVGSVSHVAELGDYLYLGSPYNKFLARVPLPKMPKVEIRDVKYKPATETTAAPKPTTTTTTTPKPTTTTTTTPKPTTTTTTTTTPKPTTTTTRKPATTTTPKPAATTTTTPKPTTTTPKPTTTTPKPTTTTTTTEKPKTTPTPKATTTTPKATEAPKASTEEPVKAKKADKKTPPPASSKETPSEPAPIHEKVPNDTPKPKQEKLKVIKKGGEQGEL, translated from the exons ATGGGCTTTCTATACAGGGTTCGTGTGCGTGTCATCAACTGcttgatcttcttcttcttgattGTGCTGCTACCGGGCTTGCCCCCGAAAACGACCTTCCCGTTCGAAGGATTCAG GTTCTCCAAGCCTCGTGAGCTGAAAGGAGCGCTAGAACCTACCAATCATCTGGACAACGCGGAGCGACTGTTCGAAGGAAAGATCTATGGCCCGGAAGCGTTGCTCGTACATGGAAAAGATCTGTTTACCACGATCCACGGTGGAGAAGTGATTCGCATCAATGGTGAACACATTACACATATCGCCAAGTTCGGCAAACCATGCG AGCTCTCGTTCGAGGAGGAAACATGCGGCCGTCCGCTGGGACTTGCTTTCGACACCAAGGGATCGAACTTGATCGTTGGCGATGCCTACTACGGCATTTGGTTGGTTGACTTGACGACGGGCAACAAGGAGCAGCTCGTTTCCCCCGACACCGTGCTGGAAGGCAAGGGTGCAAACAGGAAAGGAAAGTTCTTCAACAGTGTGGCTGTCGCTCGCAATGGTGATATCTTCTGGACCGACTCGTCGTCCGATTTCACGCTGCAGGATGGCGTGTTTACCATATTTGCCAATCCGTCGGGACGTTTGTTCCAGTATGATCGTGCTACTGGAAAGAACAAAGTGCTTCTAGATCGACTGTACTTTGCAAATGGCGTGGCATTGAGCCCTAACGAGGACTTCGTGCTGGTGGCGGAAACGATGGCATCTCAGATACGCCGTTACTACCTGACCGGACCGAAGGCGGGCACGGATGACATTTTCATCGACGGTTTGCCAGGTCTAGTCGATAACCTGGTGGCGGACGCGGAAGGCATTTGGGCACCACTGATCCAAGCCGCTGACAACGAGAATCCATCGATCCCACAAATGCTCTCGAACGTACCGCTGATTCGAAAGTTCCTGATCCGTATGCTGGCGCTCGCTGAGCTGCCGATGCGGATGATCCATCAGGTGATGCCCAATGTACACACGCAGCGCATCATTCACGCGATCGGTCACTTTGAGTCGCTCATCTTCTTTGCTCCAAACCGTCAAACGTTGGTGAAAATTAGCTGGAACGGTCGTATCCTCGGATCGCTGCACGGCTTCGACGGTAGCGTTGGAAGTGTATCGCACGTGGCCGAACTGGGAGACTATCTTTATCTGGGTTCGCCGTACAACAAGTTCTTGGCACGTGTACCACTGCCAAAGATGCCAAAGGTGGAAATACGTGATGTAAAGTACAAGCCGGCAACGGAAACAACGGCTGCCCCGAAACCAACGACAACTACAACGACTACACCGAAACCAACCACAACGACCACGACTACACCGAAACCGACTACAACGACCACGACTACTACCACTCCAAAACCAACAACGACTACCACCCGGAAACCTGCAACTACTACCACCCCTAAACCGGCGGCGACTACCACCACTACTCCCAAACCAACGACAACCACTCCCAAACCAACGACAACCACTCCCAAACCGACAacgactactactacaacagaGAAACCTAAAACGACGCCAACGCCAAAAGCTACTACAACCACCCCGAAAGCTACGGAAGCTCCAAAAGCATCCACCGAAGAGCCAGTAAAAGCGAAGAAAGCCGACAAGAAAACACCGCCACCGGCCAGCTCCAAGGAAACCCCATCGGAGCCTGCCCCGATTCACGAAAAAGTTCCCAACGATACTCCCAAACCGAAGCAGGAGAAATTGAAGGTGATAAAGAAGGGCGGTGAGCAGGGAGAGCTATAA